A window from Intestinimonas massiliensis (ex Afouda et al. 2020) encodes these proteins:
- the mutY gene encoding A/G-specific adenine glycosylase produces the protein MNELDRLPIPLLEWYRDNARALPWRPAPGSRTLGDPYRVWVSEIMLQQTRVAAVLDYYQRFMAALPTVEALAAVEEDRLMKLWQGLGYYNRARNLRKAAQQITGECGGRFPDTYEGLLALAGVGEYTAGAIASIAFGAPVPAVDGNVLRVVSRITGDEGDIARPETKKRMRSALQAVMPRQDPGDFNQAMMELGAMVCLPNGAPRCGACPAGGFCRARREERTGQLPVKTAQKARRTERRTVYLIFHGDTVALRRRPGRGLLAGLWEYPNQAGGGLEPLTQWGIIPRSVEPVGVGKHVFSHIEWHMGALAVEAAETSLPEGWVWADQAGLRSTYAVPSAFQSFAKTVEQRLQGE, from the coding sequence TTGAACGAACTGGACCGTTTGCCCATTCCGCTGCTGGAGTGGTACCGGGATAACGCCCGGGCGCTGCCCTGGCGGCCCGCTCCGGGGAGCCGCACGCTGGGGGACCCCTATCGGGTGTGGGTGTCGGAAATTATGCTCCAGCAGACCCGGGTGGCGGCGGTGCTGGATTATTATCAGCGCTTTATGGCGGCGCTGCCCACCGTGGAGGCCCTGGCGGCGGTGGAGGAGGACCGGCTGATGAAGCTGTGGCAGGGGCTGGGTTACTACAACCGGGCCCGCAACCTGCGCAAGGCCGCACAACAGATCACGGGCGAATGCGGCGGGCGGTTTCCGGACACTTATGAGGGCCTGCTGGCCCTGGCTGGCGTGGGGGAGTACACCGCCGGCGCCATCGCCTCCATCGCCTTCGGAGCGCCAGTGCCCGCAGTGGACGGCAACGTGCTGCGGGTGGTCTCCCGCATCACCGGAGATGAGGGGGATATCGCAAGGCCGGAGACCAAAAAGCGGATGCGCTCGGCCCTCCAGGCCGTTATGCCCCGGCAGGACCCGGGAGATTTCAACCAGGCCATGATGGAGCTGGGAGCCATGGTGTGCCTGCCCAACGGAGCGCCCCGGTGTGGGGCGTGCCCGGCCGGCGGGTTCTGCCGGGCCAGGCGGGAGGAGCGCACGGGGCAGCTCCCCGTCAAGACCGCCCAAAAGGCACGGCGGACGGAGCGTCGGACGGTCTATCTGATTTTCCACGGGGACACCGTGGCCCTGCGCCGCAGGCCGGGCAGGGGCCTGCTGGCCGGGCTGTGGGAGTACCCCAATCAGGCCGGGGGCGGGCTGGAACCGTTGACGCAGTGGGGGATCATCCCCCGGTCTGTGGAGCCGGTGGGAGTGGGGAAGCACGTTTTCTCCCACATCGAGTGGCACATGGGGGCCCTGGCGGTGGAGGCGGCGGAGACATCCCTGCCGGAGGGCTGGGTGTGGGCCGACCAGGCGGGGCTGCGCAGCACCTATGCGGTGCCCAGCGCCTTCCAGAGCTTTGCGAAAACGGTGGAACAGAGATTACAGGGGGAATAA
- a CDS encoding sigma-70 family RNA polymerase sigma factor, whose product MTEAAFAARAEGRKACLYRTALLYLGSEALALEAVDEAVYKGFRACGTLREEQYCDTWLTRILINVCNAELRRRRREVAMAELPETAQEVFDALPLRDAVARLPRDLRAVIILRYFDGLTLAQTAETLQIPQGTVATRQRKALSLLRLELTDSEEVGA is encoded by the coding sequence ATGACCGAGGCCGCTTTTGCCGCCCGGGCGGAGGGGCGGAAAGCCTGCCTTTACCGCACGGCGCTGCTCTACCTGGGCAGCGAGGCCCTGGCGCTGGAAGCGGTGGATGAGGCCGTCTACAAGGGCTTCCGTGCCTGCGGAACGCTGCGGGAGGAGCAATACTGCGACACCTGGCTCACCCGCATCCTCATCAACGTATGCAACGCCGAGCTGCGCCGGCGGAGGCGGGAGGTGGCCATGGCCGAGCTGCCTGAGACGGCGCAGGAGGTCTTTGACGCCCTGCCCCTGCGGGATGCGGTGGCCCGGCTGCCCCGTGACCTGCGGGCCGTCATCATCCTGCGGTACTTTGACGGGCTGACCCTGGCCCAGACCGCCGAGACATTACAGATTCCCCAGGGGACGGTGGCCACCCGCCAGCGGAAGGCCCTGTCCCTGCTGCGGCTGGAGCTGACAGACAGCGAGGAGGTGGGCGCATGA
- a CDS encoding S-layer homology domain-containing protein: protein MKKRVASALLCAALVLSLLPAARAAQAPTEAEAAQVLSALDIMTGNENGDLMLGRAVTRAEFTKLVVAASPLRDNVGPETATDPYPDVPRTHWAAGYVAAAVSAGLVRGNLYGYFEPDRNITLAEGVTMVLRLLGYRDSDFTGAYPAGQMAKYRALGLDTGVPTTAFNGELTRRDALYLFYNLLTAKTADSSAYLLDVLKPGEHLVTPSGTINTVALVNAAMEGPVVASGGWQSKLPFDLSTAKVYRGGSASTLSAVAANDVVYYSKSMRTLWVYSNKVTGSIEAITPASSPTSVTVAGKSYSIETPAAAYDLSDLGPFRVGDSVTLLLGRDNQVAAVLDPVRTSSTVYGMVTAVETASYEDASGNPYTASTLTVQATDGNTYSYRWDQKNLKAGALVQVTTNGGSVQVTRLSGSGISGKVSTDGTRLGSYDLADDVEILDTYGDTQAVRVYPSRLKGVSLRESDVRFYQLDEHGAVRRLILNEVTGDMHRYGVLTHISETDMGMAVSGVYEYDIGGVQQAPITGATLYNVKTGPFQLKQDADGVKLANLNEVTLTSVDGKTVYAGSRTYPLSDTVAVYELRGNTYYYSSLSLVSGGDYTLTGYYDKPADQGGCIRVIVAR, encoded by the coding sequence ATGAAGAAACGAGTTGCAAGCGCCCTGCTCTGCGCGGCCCTGGTTCTATCCCTGCTGCCCGCCGCCCGGGCGGCCCAGGCGCCCACCGAGGCAGAGGCCGCCCAGGTGCTCTCCGCCCTGGACATCATGACCGGCAACGAAAACGGCGACCTGATGCTGGGCCGCGCCGTCACCCGGGCCGAATTCACCAAGCTGGTGGTGGCCGCCTCCCCGCTGCGGGACAACGTGGGCCCCGAGACCGCCACCGATCCCTACCCCGACGTGCCCCGTACCCACTGGGCTGCGGGCTATGTGGCCGCCGCCGTCAGCGCCGGACTGGTCCGGGGCAACCTCTACGGCTACTTTGAGCCCGACCGCAACATCACCCTGGCCGAGGGCGTCACCATGGTCCTGCGGCTGCTGGGCTACCGGGACTCCGACTTTACCGGCGCCTATCCCGCCGGTCAGATGGCCAAATACCGGGCCCTGGGCCTGGACACCGGCGTACCCACCACCGCCTTCAACGGGGAGCTGACCCGGCGGGATGCGCTGTACCTCTTTTACAATTTGCTGACCGCCAAGACCGCCGACAGCTCGGCCTACCTGCTGGACGTGCTCAAGCCCGGCGAGCACCTGGTCACTCCCTCCGGCACCATCAACACCGTGGCCCTTGTCAACGCGGCTATGGAGGGCCCCGTGGTGGCCAGCGGCGGCTGGCAATCCAAGCTACCCTTCGACCTGTCCACCGCTAAGGTCTACCGGGGCGGCTCCGCCTCCACCCTCTCCGCCGTGGCCGCCAACGATGTGGTCTACTATTCCAAGTCCATGCGCACCCTATGGGTGTACTCCAACAAGGTCACCGGCAGCATCGAGGCCATCACCCCCGCCTCCTCCCCCACCTCGGTCACCGTGGCGGGCAAGAGCTATTCCATCGAGACCCCGGCCGCCGCCTACGACCTCAGCGATCTGGGCCCCTTCCGGGTGGGCGACTCGGTCACCCTCCTGCTGGGCCGGGACAACCAGGTGGCCGCCGTGCTGGATCCCGTCCGGACCAGCTCCACCGTCTACGGCATGGTGACCGCCGTGGAGACCGCCTCTTATGAGGACGCCTCCGGCAATCCCTATACCGCCTCCACCCTCACCGTCCAGGCCACCGACGGCAACACCTACTCCTACCGCTGGGACCAGAAGAATCTGAAGGCGGGCGCTCTGGTCCAGGTGACCACCAACGGCGGCTCGGTCCAGGTCACCCGCCTGAGCGGCAGCGGCATCAGCGGCAAGGTGAGCACCGACGGCACCCGGCTGGGCTCCTACGACCTGGCCGACGACGTGGAGATCCTGGACACCTACGGCGACACCCAGGCCGTGCGGGTCTATCCCTCCCGCCTGAAAGGCGTCAGCCTCCGGGAGAGCGATGTCCGCTTCTACCAGTTGGACGAACACGGCGCCGTCCGCCGTCTCATCCTGAACGAGGTCACCGGCGACATGCACCGCTACGGTGTGCTCACCCACATCAGCGAGACGGATATGGGCATGGCGGTCTCCGGCGTCTATGAGTACGACATCGGCGGCGTCCAGCAGGCCCCCATCACCGGCGCCACCCTGTACAACGTCAAGACCGGCCCCTTCCAGCTCAAGCAGGACGCGGACGGCGTCAAGCTGGCCAACCTGAACGAGGTGACTCTGACCAGCGTAGACGGCAAGACGGTCTATGCCGGCAGCCGGACGTATCCCCTCTCCGATACGGTGGCCGTCTATGAGCTGCGGGGCAACACCTACTATTACTCCTCCCTCTCCCTGGTGTCCGGCGGGGACTACACCCTCACCGGCTACTATGACAAGCCCGCCGACCAGGGCGGCTGCATCCGGGTCATCGTGGCCCGCTGA
- a CDS encoding ABC transporter permease has translation MNFTQSFRLAIKSLLTSKMRALLTMLGIIIGVGAVIVITSLGNGMQQMMNQQFEQLGANLLQVQIYNYGGASSRMVDPADMYALVDKYPQYLSGVSPYVRTQAMVRQGSEEFGRTTIYGVSEFFYDADRNQTMSGETLAQGRFLSYVDVDRYQNVCVIGSYLAQNAFGGDALGRTLTIRGTPFTVIGVLTQKADGTEGSGDDILFLPYGNAMRLNGTGWVDLYLFNSTSKAGSTAAKGIIENRLFQTYQDDDAYFVMSSAEMMDAMNTMMSTMMLVLVAIAAISLLVGGIGIMNIMLVSVTERTREIGIRKSLGAKRKDIRGQFIIEAGTTSAIGGVLGIGVGIGLAQLAGGLIGGMMAAQMGGNATFSAVPTLGSVAIAFGVSVGIGVLFGYLPANKAARLNPIDALRYD, from the coding sequence ATGAATTTTACGCAGTCCTTCCGCCTGGCCATCAAATCCCTGCTGACCAGCAAGATGCGTGCCCTGCTGACCATGCTGGGCATCATCATCGGCGTAGGTGCCGTCATCGTCATCACCAGCCTGGGCAACGGCATGCAGCAGATGATGAACCAGCAGTTTGAGCAGTTGGGCGCCAACCTGCTCCAGGTGCAGATCTACAACTACGGCGGGGCCTCCTCCCGCATGGTGGACCCCGCCGACATGTACGCTCTGGTAGACAAGTATCCCCAATATCTCTCCGGCGTCAGCCCCTATGTGCGCACCCAGGCCATGGTGCGGCAGGGCTCGGAGGAGTTTGGGCGCACCACCATTTACGGTGTCAGCGAGTTTTTCTATGACGCCGACCGGAACCAGACCATGAGCGGCGAGACCCTGGCCCAGGGCCGGTTCCTCTCCTACGTTGACGTGGATCGCTACCAGAACGTGTGCGTCATCGGCAGCTACCTGGCACAGAACGCCTTCGGCGGAGACGCCCTGGGCAGGACCCTCACCATCCGTGGCACGCCTTTCACCGTCATCGGCGTGCTGACCCAGAAGGCCGACGGCACCGAGGGCAGCGGCGACGACATCCTCTTCCTCCCCTATGGAAACGCCATGCGGCTCAACGGCACCGGCTGGGTGGACCTCTATCTCTTCAACAGCACCAGCAAGGCCGGCTCCACCGCCGCCAAGGGCATCATTGAAAACCGGCTCTTCCAGACCTACCAGGACGACGACGCCTACTTTGTCATGTCCAGCGCCGAGATGATGGACGCCATGAACACCATGATGAGCACCATGATGCTGGTGCTGGTGGCCATCGCCGCCATCTCCCTGCTGGTGGGCGGCATCGGCATTATGAACATCATGCTGGTCTCCGTCACCGAGCGCACCCGGGAGATCGGCATCCGCAAATCCTTGGGTGCCAAGCGCAAGGATATCCGGGGCCAGTTCATCATTGAGGCCGGCACCACCTCCGCCATCGGCGGCGTGCTGGGCATCGGCGTGGGCATCGGCCTGGCCCAGCTTGCCGGCGGCCTCATCGGCGGCATGATGGCGGCCCAGATGGGCGGCAACGCCACCTTCTCCGCCGTACCTACCCTGGGCTCGGTGGCCATCGCCTTCGGCGTCAGCGTAGGCATCGGCGTCCTCTTCGGCTATCTGCCCGCCAACAAGGCCGCCCGCCTCAACCCCATCGACGCCCTGCGGTATGATTGA
- a CDS encoding DUF4179 domain-containing protein encodes MSRKEEYWTLIQTLNETPAALDGAVARARTRARRSRAGRRFGIPLASLAGVAAAFVVLVNVSTPFAMACKSVPVIRELAEAVALEPSLKAALEHDYLQPVFQTQAKDGVTASVRYLIVDQNNLNVFYTLRSDGDTQLEAHPELLDSDGNRVDGYVATWGAPSQQDEEDYKLASFYFVDGRVPEALRLRLDIQDTGRAKEGLASATAIPTPAPTAPPGGPWHDAGPSQLPPALTTFTFGLTIDPNLLGPGRSIALDQWVELDGQRIRLESLTIDPTRMEFTLSEDPDNTALLKGLSCYAVDGLGNRYERPSVTYGGGETIQLESCYFSDSRDLTLCITGASWLDKDKTTFTLDLSTGKADWLPEGMVIESVERSGNNVYWALQPGDGVSLHWSYYDPEGGEHAWGGYSMSATDEDGDGWCERSTEYRTLLDYPWDTVTIVLTSNRSTEFAQPIQIPIK; translated from the coding sequence ATGAGCCGTAAAGAAGAATACTGGACCCTGATCCAAACGCTGAACGAGACTCCGGCCGCCCTGGATGGCGCGGTGGCCCGGGCCCGCACCCGGGCCAGGCGGTCCCGCGCCGGGCGCCGCTTCGGCATCCCGCTGGCCTCCCTGGCCGGGGTCGCGGCGGCTTTTGTCGTATTGGTCAACGTCTCCACCCCCTTCGCCATGGCCTGCAAAAGCGTCCCCGTCATCCGGGAGCTGGCCGAGGCGGTGGCCCTCGAGCCCAGCCTCAAAGCAGCTCTGGAGCACGACTATCTCCAGCCCGTCTTCCAGACCCAGGCAAAAGACGGCGTGACCGCGTCGGTCCGGTATCTCATCGTGGACCAGAACAATCTCAACGTGTTCTATACCCTGCGCTCCGACGGCGACACGCAGTTGGAGGCCCACCCCGAGCTTCTGGATTCGGATGGGAATCGGGTCGACGGCTATGTGGCGACCTGGGGAGCTCCCAGCCAGCAGGATGAGGAGGACTACAAGCTGGCCAGCTTCTACTTTGTGGACGGCCGTGTACCGGAAGCCTTGCGCCTGCGCCTGGATATCCAGGATACCGGACGAGCTAAAGAGGGCCTGGCCTCAGCCACCGCCATCCCCACACCGGCCCCCACCGCACCGCCCGGCGGTCCCTGGCACGACGCCGGGCCCAGCCAGCTCCCCCCCGCCCTGACTACCTTTACCTTCGGCCTGACCATTGACCCCAATCTGCTGGGCCCTGGCCGGAGCATCGCCCTGGACCAGTGGGTGGAGCTGGACGGCCAGCGTATCCGCCTGGAATCGCTCACCATCGACCCCACCCGCATGGAGTTCACCCTGTCGGAGGACCCGGACAACACCGCCCTGCTCAAAGGGCTGAGCTGCTACGCCGTGGACGGTCTGGGGAACCGCTATGAACGGCCGAGCGTCACTTACGGCGGCGGAGAGACAATCCAACTGGAGAGCTGCTATTTCTCGGATAGCCGGGACCTGACCCTCTGCATCACCGGAGCCAGTTGGCTGGACAAAGATAAAACCACCTTCACCCTGGACCTGAGCACCGGCAAGGCCGACTGGCTCCCCGAGGGCATGGTCATAGAGAGCGTGGAGCGGAGCGGGAACAACGTATACTGGGCCCTTCAACCCGGGGACGGCGTGTCCCTGCACTGGAGCTACTACGACCCCGAGGGGGGGGAGCACGCGTGGGGCGGCTACTCCATGTCGGCCACCGACGAGGATGGGGACGGCTGGTGCGAGCGCTCCACGGAGTACCGCACCCTGCTGGACTACCCTTGGGACACCGTAACCATCGTCCTAACCTCCAACCGCTCCACGGAATTTGCCCAGCCCATCCAAATTCCCATAAAATAA
- a CDS encoding thymidine kinase: protein MAKLYFRYGVMGSSKTANALMVRYNYEERGQVALLVKPEIDQRDGAKFVASRMGLSHACIYFSELAAMPEEQVRSYACVIVDEAQFLSRDEVQYLVRVVDDWNVPVICYGLRADFSGQLFPGSQELLATADIIEEVKTICWCGKKATCNARFDENGTVLREGEQVVLGANDQYIGLCRKHWREGNLGPDFRKEGV from the coding sequence GTGGCAAAATTATACTTTCGGTATGGCGTTATGGGGTCCAGCAAGACGGCCAACGCCCTGATGGTGCGCTATAATTATGAGGAACGGGGGCAGGTGGCCCTGCTGGTCAAGCCGGAGATCGACCAGCGGGACGGGGCCAAGTTCGTGGCCTCCCGGATGGGACTGTCCCATGCGTGCATCTATTTTTCCGAGCTGGCGGCCATGCCGGAGGAGCAGGTGCGGTCCTATGCCTGCGTCATTGTGGACGAGGCGCAGTTTCTCAGCCGGGACGAGGTGCAGTATCTGGTCCGCGTGGTGGACGATTGGAACGTGCCGGTGATCTGCTACGGCCTGCGGGCGGACTTTTCCGGCCAGCTCTTCCCGGGCTCTCAGGAGCTGCTGGCCACGGCGGACATCATCGAGGAGGTGAAGACCATCTGCTGGTGCGGCAAGAAGGCCACCTGCAACGCCCGCTTCGACGAAAACGGGACGGTGCTCCGGGAGGGGGAGCAGGTGGTGCTGGGGGCCAACGACCAGTACATCGGCCTGTGCCGCAAGCACTGGCGGGAGGGCAATTTAGGGCCCGACTTCCGAAAGGAAGGCGTCTGA
- a CDS encoding helix-turn-helix domain-containing protein, translated as MFPERLKALRKKNGWTQREAAEATGMSYRGLQDLEAGKKPGYDSLLKLADGFEVSVDYLMGRTDDPRLHQLDE; from the coding sequence ATGTTTCCGGAACGATTAAAGGCCCTGCGCAAAAAGAACGGGTGGACGCAAAGAGAGGCGGCGGAAGCCACTGGGATGTCCTATCGGGGACTTCAGGACCTGGAGGCAGGGAAAAAACCGGGCTATGACAGCCTGTTGAAGCTTGCAGATGGGTTTGAAGTGTCGGTGGACTACCTCATGGGCCGGACGGATGATCCCCGGCTGCATCAGTTGGACGAATAG
- a CDS encoding 4Fe-4S cluster-binding domain-containing protein: MRCNLCPRQCGALRTETAGEGRCRMPGVPVVARAALHMWEEPPISGTNGSGTVFFSGCSLGCVFCQNHRISQEDFGRPVTVERLREICCELIGQGAHNVNLVNPTHYAHVVARMLDEPLPAPVVWNSGGYDRVETLRSLEGKIQIYLPDLKYRTPALAERYSGAADYPETAAAAIREMVRQTGPYELGPDGLLRRGVIVRHLILPGRVNEAKAVMDWVAETFPAGTVLFSLMRQYVPQGRAAEFPEIDRKLRASEARTAAEYMENLGLEGFVQEGAAADSGYIPPFDLTGVE; this comes from the coding sequence ATGCGCTGCAACCTCTGTCCCCGCCAGTGCGGAGCCCTGCGCACCGAGACCGCCGGGGAGGGCCGCTGCCGGATGCCCGGCGTGCCGGTGGTGGCCCGGGCGGCCTTGCACATGTGGGAGGAGCCCCCGATCTCCGGGACAAACGGCTCCGGTACGGTGTTTTTCTCCGGGTGCTCCCTGGGCTGCGTGTTTTGCCAGAATCACCGGATCAGTCAGGAGGATTTTGGCCGGCCGGTGACGGTGGAGCGCCTGCGGGAGATCTGCTGCGAGCTGATCGGCCAGGGGGCCCACAACGTCAACCTGGTCAACCCCACCCACTACGCCCACGTTGTGGCCCGGATGCTGGACGAGCCCCTGCCGGCGCCGGTGGTGTGGAACTCCGGCGGCTATGACCGGGTGGAGACCCTGCGCTCCCTGGAGGGGAAGATCCAGATCTACCTGCCCGACCTGAAATACCGGACCCCCGCTCTGGCAGAGCGGTACTCCGGCGCGGCGGATTACCCCGAGACTGCCGCCGCCGCCATCCGGGAGATGGTGCGGCAGACCGGACCCTATGAGCTGGGGCCGGACGGATTGCTTCGCAGAGGGGTGATCGTCCGCCACCTGATCCTGCCCGGCCGGGTGAACGAGGCCAAGGCCGTTATGGACTGGGTGGCGGAGACTTTCCCGGCGGGGACGGTGCTCTTCTCCCTGATGCGGCAGTATGTGCCTCAGGGGCGGGCGGCGGAGTTCCCGGAGATCGACCGGAAACTGCGGGCCTCGGAGGCCCGGACGGCGGCGGAGTATATGGAAAATCTGGGCCTGGAGGGCTTTGTTCAGGAGGGGGCCGCCGCCGACAGCGGCTACATTCCTCCCTTCGACCTGACCGGCGTAGAATGA
- a CDS encoding single-stranded DNA-binding protein encodes MLNRIILMGRLTRDPELRHTQTGTPVASFSLAVDRDFKDKSTGEKATDFIDIVAWRSTAEFVSRFFTKGRLAVVEGRLQLRDWTDRDGNKRRSAEVVADNVYFGDSKRDAEGGGSYGGYSAPAPGSAPAAPPAYSAPMGGGDQFAGLDDDDGELPF; translated from the coding sequence ATGCTCAACCGCATTATTTTGATGGGCCGCCTCACCCGCGACCCGGAGCTCCGTCACACCCAGACCGGGACCCCCGTGGCCTCCTTCTCTCTGGCTGTGGATCGGGACTTCAAAGATAAATCCACCGGTGAAAAGGCCACCGATTTCATTGACATTGTGGCCTGGCGCTCCACCGCCGAGTTTGTCTCCCGCTTCTTTACCAAGGGCCGGCTGGCCGTGGTGGAGGGCCGGCTCCAGTTGCGTGACTGGACCGACCGGGACGGCAACAAGCGCCGTAGCGCCGAGGTGGTAGCCGACAACGTCTATTTCGGCGACTCCAAACGGGACGCCGAGGGCGGCGGCAGCTACGGCGGTTATTCCGCTCCCGCGCCCGGCAGCGCCCCGGCCGCTCCCCCTGCCTACTCCGCCCCCATGGGCGGCGGCGACCAGTTCGCCGGGCTGGATGACGATGACGGCGAGCTGCCCTTCTGA
- the rpsF gene encoding 30S ribosomal protein S6 produces the protein MAKVNGNYEVVYILDPAMSEEATAALVAKFKTMAEAHGTVKEVDEWGKRRLAYPINDLNEGYYVLMSFDSDAAFPNELARVLRITDGVMRSQVVCLDE, from the coding sequence ATGGCAAAAGTCAACGGAAATTATGAGGTGGTCTACATCCTCGACCCCGCGATGAGCGAGGAGGCCACCGCCGCTCTGGTCGCCAAGTTCAAGACCATGGCTGAGGCTCACGGCACCGTCAAGGAAGTGGATGAGTGGGGCAAGCGTCGTCTGGCCTATCCCATCAACGACCTGAACGAGGGCTACTACGTGCTTATGAGCTTCGACTCTGACGCCGCGTTCCCCAACGAACTGGCCCGTGTGCTGCGGATCACCGACGGCGTGATGCGCTCTCAGGTCGTCTGCCTGGACGAGTAA
- the rpsR gene encoding 30S ribosomal protein S18, translating to MAMDRERPRGRKRRKVCSFCVDKVEHIDYKDAAKLRRFLSERSKILPRRTTGTCAMHQRQLTKAIKQARQIALLPFVTD from the coding sequence ATGGCTATGGATAGAGAGCGTCCCCGCGGCCGGAAGCGCCGCAAGGTCTGCAGCTTCTGCGTGGACAAGGTGGAGCACATCGACTATAAGGACGCGGCCAAGCTGCGCCGTTTCCTGTCTGAGCGTTCCAAGATCCTGCCCCGCCGGACCACCGGCACCTGCGCCATGCATCAGCGTCAGCTGACCAAGGCCATCAAGCAGGCTCGTCAGATCGCCCTGCTGCCCTTCGTCACCGACTGA
- a CDS encoding recombinase family protein, producing MDIHSARSQLRTRTVYDLPLRVTFYARVSSESDEQRNSLGNQISYYEELIRKNPNWTYVEGYIDEGLSAATTKNRENFHRMVEDGQAGAFDLIITKEITRFARNTLDSIQYTRRLLNAGVGVFFQNDNINTLDEDSELRLTIMSGIAQDELRKLSSRVKFGHQQAIKNRVVLGNSRIFGYRKDKGRLVVDPEEAPMVRELFQLYATGQYSLKQLENRFWTQGYRNHNGKKLSHTTMSGILSNPKYKGYYAGNKVKVIDLFTKKQKFLPPEEWVLFKDESGTIVPALVEEALWEQANQVLKRRSADVRHRQGICNHANLLTGKLYCAHCGSAYYRRDSVDRTGRKNSKWVCSGKIKNGAASCPSFPIYEEELKPLLFQVFRQADADAGALVEEYIELYRSLEQEGGLTRHMEALEQAIGTAEKKRQKLLTFNALGELSDQDFLSMNRQCAQEIEAARAELEELSAQRGSASDFKSHIESVRRTLQAARQEASSGLIGKEFVDQYIQRIVATPEADGSMRLQIQLFTGETTDRYLRNLRSSAARDVGWSQPQPVRSGHTFKKMIEAYENGMK from the coding sequence ATGGATATCCACAGCGCCCGTTCCCAGCTCAGAACCCGCACCGTCTACGACCTCCCTCTCCGGGTAACCTTCTATGCCCGGGTGTCCAGCGAATCCGACGAACAGCGCAACTCCCTGGGCAACCAGATCTCCTATTATGAGGAGCTGATCCGCAAAAACCCCAACTGGACCTATGTGGAGGGCTATATTGACGAGGGGCTCTCCGCCGCCACCACCAAGAACCGGGAAAACTTTCACCGCATGGTGGAGGACGGCCAGGCCGGAGCCTTTGACCTCATCATCACCAAGGAGATCACCCGCTTCGCCCGGAACACCCTGGACTCCATCCAGTACACCCGCCGACTGTTGAACGCCGGCGTGGGGGTCTTTTTCCAAAACGACAACATCAACACCCTGGACGAGGATTCCGAGCTCCGGCTGACCATCATGTCGGGTATCGCCCAGGACGAGCTGCGCAAGCTGTCCAGCCGGGTGAAGTTTGGTCATCAGCAGGCCATCAAAAACCGGGTGGTGCTGGGCAACAGCCGCATCTTCGGCTACCGCAAGGACAAGGGCCGGTTGGTCGTCGACCCGGAGGAGGCCCCCATGGTGCGGGAGCTGTTCCAGCTCTATGCCACCGGACAGTACAGCCTGAAACAGTTGGAGAACCGCTTCTGGACGCAGGGCTACCGGAACCACAACGGCAAAAAGCTGTCTCACACCACCATGTCCGGTATCCTCTCCAATCCGAAGTACAAGGGCTACTATGCGGGCAACAAGGTCAAGGTCATTGACCTGTTTACCAAAAAGCAGAAATTTCTTCCTCCGGAGGAGTGGGTGCTGTTCAAGGATGAATCGGGCACTATTGTGCCCGCCCTGGTGGAGGAGGCCCTCTGGGAGCAGGCCAACCAGGTGCTGAAACGGCGTAGCGCGGATGTTCGGCACCGCCAGGGCATCTGCAACCACGCCAACCTGCTCACCGGCAAGCTCTACTGCGCCCACTGCGGCTCCGCCTACTACCGCCGGGACTCTGTCGACCGGACCGGCCGCAAAAACAGCAAGTGGGTGTGCAGCGGTAAGATCAAAAACGGCGCGGCCTCCTGCCCCTCCTTTCCCATCTACGAGGAGGAACTCAAGCCCCTTCTCTTCCAGGTGTTCCGTCAGGCCGACGCCGACGCCGGGGCGCTGGTGGAGGAGTATATCGAGCTGTACCGTTCTCTGGAGCAGGAGGGCGGGCTGACCCGGCACATGGAGGCGCTGGAGCAGGCCATTGGGACGGCGGAAAAAAAGCGGCAGAAGCTGCTGACCTTCAACGCTCTGGGCGAGCTGTCCGACCAGGACTTTCTCTCCATGAACCGCCAGTGCGCCCAGGAGATCGAAGCCGCCCGGGCGGAGCTGGAGGAGTTGTCCGCCCAGCGCGGCTCCGCCTCCGACTTCAAATCCCACATCGAATCTGTACGCCGGACGCTCCAGGCCGCCCGGCAGGAGGCATCCAGCGGTCTGATCGGTAAGGAATTCGTGGACCAGTATATCCAGCGCATCGTGGCCACACCGGAGGCCGACGGTTCCATGCGCCTCCAGATCCAACTCTTTACCGGCGAGACCACCGACCGTTATCTGCGGAATCTGCGCTCCAGTGCCGCGCGGGATGTGGGTTGGAGCCAGCCGCAGCCGGTTCGTTCGGGTCACACGTTCAAGAAAATGATCGAGGCCTACGAGAACGGCATGAAGTAA